GGGTGGCATTGAGGATAAATATATCCGGGTCAGCATTTGTCCTAACTGCGGCTATTTCCACGAAGCAGATAATTCCCTGCGTAACACTTGTGAAAACTGTGGTGCCAAAATTGTTGCTGATAGCTACGGCAACCCCGCCAAACTCAACCGCGTACTGGACATAGAAACTATGATTACCCGCAGGCGAGAGCGGATCACCTGCGACGAAGAAGAACGGCTGAAGTACGGTTATAACGTCACCACCTACTTCTGCTACGCAGGGCAGAAACAAGAAACAGCAACCGTGCTGACTCCCGATGGAACTGAACTATTGCGGTTAACCTACGGCGAAACAGCAAAAATCCGGCGAATTAATCGTGGTCTAAGGCGCAATCAACAAGAACGGGGGTTCAAGCTCGATGTTGCAACAGGAGCCTGGGGCGATCGCAGTAATGACACAGCCCCAGAAAACCTGCAAACAGAAATCAGTTTGATGGTAGACGATACCTGTAACATTCTGGTAGTCGAGCCAGTTAACATTCCTACTAGTAACGCTGAAGCATTTCTCGCCACCTTCCAATTTGCCCTGCAAAGAGCAATCCAAGCGGTCTACAAACTCGAAGCAGATGAACTAGCTTCCGAACGCTTAGGGCAAGGACGATATTTGCTATTCTGGGAAGCAGCTGAAGGCGGGGCAGGTGTTCTTTCCCAAATCCTTGAAGATCCTCAAGCCTTCGAACGACTTGCTGTTGCTGCGTTGGATATTTGTCATTTCCAGCAAGAGAAAGAAAGCTGCACTAAAGCCTGCTACCAATGCCTGTTATCCTACCGCAATCAATTTGACCACCCACTGCTAAACCGCTACCTAATTCGCTCCTGGTTAGAACAACTGAGTGGCAGCACCATTAGTCGTCACGCCGCCGGCAATCCCCGCGAAACGCAGTATCAGCAATTGCTCCAGCAAACCGATCCTAACTCTGACTTTGAGCGTGTGGTTTTGGCAGAAATTTATCAGCGCGGAATAAAATTACCGGATGCTGCCCAAGAATTGATTGCCCAAGCTAATTCCAAACCGGATTTTGTCTATAGAGATGCCATGGTTGCTATTTTCTGCGACGGTTCAGTTCATAACCACCCTCAGCAACAGGAACAAGACCGAATTGCTCGTGAAAATCTTAGATATAACGCTGGCTATCATGTTCTGGTTTTGCGACACGATCAGGAGTGGAAAAATAGCTTAGAAGTCCTAACTTCTCTAATATGAGGAAGCCACCAATTTGCTTTAGCTTGGCTACAAATTGCTACACCGAAAGGATTTCCCAATCCAAAATCTAAAATCCAAAATAGGTTGAGAATCCCCTGTATTTTAACCAGGGGAGAGATCAAACGCCTGCCTGAGTTAATTCCTTTTCCCGCCGCCGTGGGATCTCATAAGTCGTAAAATCATAAGCCATTTCTGTATTGGGGAAAATCGCACGCGCTTCCTGGAGCAGGTCATTCAACTCTATATCATTTCCAGGAGCGTAGCGGGGGCTGAAATGAGTCATAATTAGTAGCTTCACTTGGGCGGCTAAAGCCACTTGCGCTGCCATTGTCGAGGTAGAGTGCATACGCTGAAATGCAAGTTCTGCATCCTTGTGGGAGAAGGTAGCTTCGTGAATCAGCACATCTGTATCCTGAGCGAGGGACACCGCACCATCACAATAAACTGTGTCAGTGCAGTAAGCCATTTTGCGCCCTACTTCTGTTGGTCCACACAACTGTGCTCCCTTAATTTGCCGTCCATCGGGCAGTGTTACTGTTTCACCTCGCTTCAGCTGACCGTAGATTCTGCCTGGTGGGATGTTGAGCGCCTTCGCTTTTTCCACATCAAAGCGTCCTGAACGGTCTTTTTCCGCTACCCGATAGCCAAAGGCTGTAACGCGATGTTCTAAGCGATCGCAGCTAACAATGAATTCCTCATCTTCATAAATGATACCCGGCTGCACGGTGTGGACTTGGAGTGGATAGGACAAATGGGTTTGAGAGTAACGACTACAGGCGCGCAGGTATTCATCTAATTTGGGTGGACCATAAATATCGATCCGCTGGGGATTACCCGCTAAACCACAGGTGGCTAAAAGCCCCATCAAACCAAAAACGTGGTCGCCGTGCATATGGGTGACAAAAATGCGGGTGAGTTGACTAATTTTTAGGTCACTCCGTAAAATTTGATGCTGGGTTCCTTCCCCACAGTCAAACAACCACAGTTCTGCCCGTTGAGGTAGACGCAGAGCGACGCTGGAAACATTGCGCGATCGCGTGGGTACACCGGAACTCGTCCCTAAAAATGTAATCTGCACTAGGCACCCTATCCAAGAATTTCGCTATTCCTTCTTTTATAGTGGCATGGCAGTGACCGACAATTGATTCGATTAATCCTACTGCTGCAACTACTGAGTAATTAGTTTATATTAGTTATTTTGACATCTATAGATCTGAATATTTTTAATAGAGACGTAATTTCAGTGTGAGGAGTTTGCCTGCATGAGATTCAGATTGTGCTTAAACTATTTGTCCCAGTTGCCAAGACAGCACTGGTGGCTCTCTATCCTCTTGTGGATGGCTTTGGTTGCCCCGGCTCAAGCAGCCGTGCAGTTGCGAGTAGCGATTGAGCAGGGGGTAAATCAAGTCAAAGTTGGCAGTTCTACAACTGCAGTGGTTAAAGATGCTGCCGGTCGGAAATTGGGACAAATTGCGGCAATGAATGCGTTCTCTGTCCTGCCAAATGCTCAAGGGGTTGCCTTGGAGCAAATGCACTCAAGTGCGATGTGGATCGAGCCGACTGGTAATGGCTATTCCTTTATTGGCGATCGCTGGTATCGGGGAAAAACTTTGGTGGTTCCTACCGCCAAGGGTTTGACCGCTGTCAACTATGTTGACTTGGAACAATATCTCTACAGCGTTTTAGGTAGCGAAATGAACGGCAATTGGCCTCAGGAAGCCCTGAAAGCTCAAGCCGTCGCTGCTCGTACTTACGCTATTTATAAGCGGGAAAACGAAAGGAATGGCACTTATGATGTGGGCAACACAACAACGTGGCAGGTTTACAAGGGCGTTGCCAGTGAATCTCCTGGAACCCTGGCGGCAGTGAATGCTACAGCGGGGCAGGTACTGACCTACAAAAATCAAGTTATTCTTTCGGTCTTTCACGCTTGTTCCGGTGGACATACCGAAAATGTCGAGGATGTATGGTCTCAACCACTGCCGTACCTCCGGGGTGTCCCAGATTACGATCGGGATGTTCAAGCGTGCCAATGGGTGAAAACAATTTCGGGCGAGGAACTTAGCCAACGGATTGCAGGTGTGGGAAATGTGATGTCACTGACTCCATCTACCACACCTTACGGAAGCATTAAAACGATCAAATTTGTTGGCGATCGCGGCACGCGAGAACTCAAGGGAAATGATGTACGTAATGTACTTGGGCTGAGAAGTACACGCTTCGTCATCACACAAGACCCATTAGGCTTACGACTGGTAGGTCGGGGTTGGGGTCATGGTTTAGGAATGAGCCAGTGGGGAGCTTACAATCTAGCGAAGCAGGGAGCCAATTATCAACAGATTTTGGGGCATTACTACCGAGGTACTAGCCTCGCCAAAATCCAATACTGATAAGCTGTGAGGCATCTAAATTGCCTGTTTTGGGAGGCAGGGGGAGAGTTCCTACTCCAAAATCCAAAATCCAAAATCTAAAATCTAAAATCTAAAATCTAAAATCTACAATTGCTTGACGTCCTCAAAGGATTGATAAGCCGCTTCGGGATGATAAAGATGACATTGATCCACAATTTCTTTCATCAGTGTCCAAGAAAATTGGCGCTCTTGCATGTAGCTGCCCCAGTTTTGCATTAAGCTATCGTGGGCCATCCGCAAATTGTAGGCGGGGATAGCAACAGAGACATGGTGGGGCACATGTACATTAATGTTGTGACACAGAATTTCCACCCAACTCGGATAGGTACAGTGAACCGTTTCAGCCAGTTGGGCTTCTGCGGCGTTCCAGGTTTCAGTCGGACGAAACTGAATATCGGGATCTGTGTGATGCACTAATGTGAAGGTGCTCATCCAGAAGTGATACATCAGCCAGGGCAGAAGCCAGAACTTCACAAAGCCCCAAACGCCAGTCGTCATAATCAGAATTGGGAAGAAGACCGCTGCAAAGATTATGACTGCTGCAATCGAGACTTTGACCTTGCCCTGCTCGCGCTGCGAAAATTGAGACAGATCAAAATGCAGTGTTGCCCAGTGTGCGATTGAGGCGAGCCACCAAAGCCGTCCCCGCAAGGCTCGATAAAGTCCCCGAATCAGGGGATGCGCTTCTGCATAAGCCTCTGGTGTCAATGGCTGCCATGCATTATCAACCAGCAACTTATTGGTGTGAACATGGTGATGATTGTGAAGAATACGCCAGCTATGAAATGGATAAATCAGCGGCAGCGTTAAAAGGTGACCCACCCAATCATTGACCCAACGACGTTTCGCAAAGGATCGATGCCCACAATCATGAGCGATTACAAATAGACCTGTCAGAGCCGTTCCTGTAAAAATCCAAGCGAGGGGTAAGAGAAACCAAGGTAGGCTGGCAATTCCAAGGTATCCGAGACCTACAGCTAAAACACTTATAAGAACGGATGACCAAGCCTTACGGCGATTTTTCTGAAAGCACTCTCGTGGGAGGGTTTTGATAATGTCTTTAAGTTGAAGGTTAACATCGGCTGAACGAATCAACTCATTTGCGAACTTGCTAGTCGTTACAGTCATGAATTCGCTGAAATCTCCAAATGATGAGTAATGTTGCCACACGAACTCAGGCAGAAATTACCTGCTAAGTAAGACTGAGGCACTTAGCGGGGACATTTGCTGTGCGCTTGTGTGAATACTGATTGAGTTTCTAAGCAGGGAGATCCTGCTCTGAGCTGAGAGTGCTTATAAAAGCTTTACATTTATACCATACTAACGGTTACTACCAATAGTTGAAAAAAGTGTTTCGCAAGCAACGTAAAGCACGTTCGTCACTCTTATAGAAGCCATTTGACATCTATCCATTTGATAGCCGTTTGAGCATCAGTCTGAGCAAACAAAGGTTGAGTTTAGCTGTGGCATTGACCAACGTTTTCTCAAAGTTTTTGACCAAACTCTTACATCGTTCCATCCAAGAATTAGACCGCTCAATCACCCATCGGGTTGCTACTCGAACAAATCCAGAGTGACCTTGGGCTGCCTTTTCGGCTTTCGTGGGCTTGGGTGCCAGTTCAAACCTGAGCTTGGTCATCATCTGAGGATAAAGTTTTTGTAGGGCAGCGGTGATGGTGTTTGGGTGATAGCCATGGTCGAGCAAAATGGTGATTTTGGGGACGTTGACGGGCTTGGCTCGAAAGTAATCCAGGTGATTGCTTAGCAGTTCAATCAAGCCTTGGTCATCGGACACATTAGCAGGAGTGCAGTGGGTAAAAAACGGCAACCCTAGAGGATCGACGGCGAGATGGCGTTTGATGCCATTAGTGCATTTGTAATGGCAGAACCCTTTGGACTCGATACTAGCACTACAGGTGTTTTTCACCGCTTGTGAGTCAACGATTAGTAACCGCGTCCATTTTTGTTTTTTTTGACATGTTGCCGCACCTGCGAATGCAATCTCGTCATTATCTGTTCGAGAACGCCATCCGCACGCCACTGCTTGTAATGCCAGAATACCGTCGAGTAGGGTGGCAAGTCTTTGGGCAGGTCACCCCAATTACAACCATTCTTAAGTTGATAAAAGACGCCATCCAAGATTTGCCGCTTTGTCCAGCAAGGTGGCCTGGTTTTCTTCTTTTGGGGCACTAATGGCTCGATGAGCTCCCACTCTTTGTCAGTTAAGCTGCTGGAGTACGGCATTTATTTCTGATCTTAGCTTTTCATCAGAGATCTCAAATAGGTTCTATAGAGAAAGCCTAGAATTTGAGAATATGCAAGCATGAAGCACCATTAAGATGACAACGCTACTGATTCAAACAGAAAGCATTCCCCTGAAAGTCAACTTTCCTGCAATCGTTCAGATGACCGAAGGGCAATTCTACGAATTTTGCCAAGCTAACCGAGATCTCCGCATTGAGCGCACTGCCGCTGGCGAAGTCATCATCATGCCACCAGCGTTTTCAGACACAGGCAACCGCAACAGTAAACTTTCCCAACAACTGGCGAACTGGGCTGACCAAGACGGCACCGCCCATTTATCCAGATTTTGTCATAGAACTGCGTTCTGCTAGCGATAATCTCAGTGGATTGCAAGCCAAAATGCAGGAGTACATCGATAATGGCGCAGTTCTGGGTTGGCTAATTGAGCGCCAAAATCGAACGGTGTATATTTATCGTCCCAATCAAGCACTTGAAATTCTAGGGCAACCTGAAGTTGTCAACGGCGATCCAGAATTACCCAGGTTTTGCTTGCAGATGGCAAAAATTTGGTAGCTGTCCCAATAGAGTAGGCGTAAGAGTAGCGACTTAAAGATCGTCGTCTGGGTTAATGCCCAATGCCTTCAACCGTTCTGCTAGTCGTTCGGCGCGTTGGCGTTCTTGTTCGGCGCGTTGGCGTTCTTGTTCGGCGCGTTGGCGTTCTTGTTCAGCGCGTTGGCGTTCTTGTTCAGCCTCTGTGGAAATCCAATTTCCTTTTGCATCATACCAGCGCAACCAGAGCCGATGAATCCCTGCATATTCTCCTTGCCATAGTCCCAAACCCAGCGCAATATCAGGCATCCAAACTTTAGACTCACTGAGATTGAGTTCTTGATAATGTCCTGCCTGTAAGATAAAGACTTGCAAACGCTCAGTATATCGACTAAAGATTACGTAGTAAGGAATCCGCAAAATCTGCTCATAAACCTGCCATTTGGTAGGTGGTTGGTCATTTCTGCGCTTAGTCCGTCCTAAATCCTCCTCTTCTGTACCTGGTGAAAGCAACTCAACTACAACGAATGGGCTGACTCCCTCTTGCCAAATGACATAGCTGAGGCGCAAATCTCGACCTTCGTAAAGTTTAGGCACACCGACTGCACCAAACCAGTCTGGGCGCTTGTACCAGTTTGGATAGCGCACATTGTAGTATAGATTCATGTCACTGGCGCTAAATACCTGCTCTGGCAGATGGGTTGGGGGCTGAAACGTTATCCGCAATAGCTCAGGTTGAAAGTCATGAAATTCATCGGGCAAGCCGGGTTCCTCCGGGTTCTCGCTGGGTAAATCATACATGGTGGGTAGTGTTTCCCTGGGAGGACGGGGCGGATCAGTTTGCTCGACATATCTGGCAAAAGACATGACAACCTCTCTCGTTAAGCAGAAAAGCACCTACTCAATCATTCTAATTAACAACATTGTCTTCGAGTCACCCATAGTAGTTGCCAACCATTTCTAACAAGGAGATCTAAGCGGGAAGCTTTAGGATTGGTTGTCTAGACAACACCAAGCTTGCCCAGCCGATCCTTAAAATAGGGGCATTGCCAGCACTGCCAGGAAGTGTCAGATCTGGGTACTCCAGCGGCGACTAATTCAGCGATTGCAGCACTCTTGCCAAAACTATAAAACTAAAAACTTAGCACTCAAAATTGGAGCGAAGCGACTCATCCCTAAGCCCTTCGGTCACGATTCCGGAATCAAGAACCTGATTGCCGCAACCGACGTTGCCATTCAGCATCAATTTGTGCAGAGCGCTCTGCTTCTTGATCTATCAGATCCGTTTCAGTAGTGTAAATTAAATCCTGCTGCTCAATGACTGTTTCTGCCGCAAACTGATCGGCATAGGCAATTTTTTGCTGTAAAGCTGCATCTGCGTTTGCCACTTGCCTTGCCCGTGCTTGCCGTTTCTGGTTGCGATCGCTAATCTTGCGATTACGCCACTGAATCCAGAAATAACGTACTAACGGTACACCTAGAAAAGCCATAGCGTAGCCCAGCAATAACAAGAAAATGCCTTGAACAAAGGCAACAATTCCACCCAACTCGGCGGCAACTGTACCATCTGCCAACAAATTTCCGAGGATCAATACGCCAACAAAATTCAGCACACCTAACCCAGCGCTGAGCATAATCTGTCCTGAAGTAGCAGCACTAAAACGGTACTTTAGCTCCTCTAGATAGTCTGGAATTGATCGAGAACGGCGTTTAGATGCTGTAACCTGCAAATCAGGGAAGTGATATACAATCTGCCCTTCTGGGCTGACAACTGGTTGACCATTGAACCGGCTTAGCACTGGTAGCATGTAGTCCTCGTACTCCCTGGTATATCCCTCACCAATTTCATCTAAATAGGGAGCAATTTGTTCAGCTACTACTGCTCCGCCGTTATTACGAATTACACTCGCAATAATGGAAAAGCGTCTCTCTTCTAAATCAGCATTAGGATTGCCATCGCCAAACAGGAAAGAAAAAATAGCTTCAAAGAAATTCAGTTCCCTTGCTTCCTGTCGTCGCTGCTGATAGCGCCTGTTATAGTCTGGGGAGAAAATCTGGAACCAATTGGGACCGATCCAGAAGTAAGGCATATATACCATACCCCCGCCCGAACCTCGGCGATTGCTTCTATAGTCACTGTCTTTGTTGCTGGCAGTGAGGATAATAAAGATGGTGATAAAAACCAGCGCGATCGAAAGGAGTAAAATAATCCCAAAGGAGATCCGGATCAGATAAAACAGAACTCTCCAGACTTTTTGCCACCATTCTTGCAACTGCAACCGCAAAAACTTGTTTCGGAGAATCGTCCGGAAGTTTTTGGGAAACAGATAAACCATTTCGCCCGACTCGGCTACCTGCAAGTGTCCACCAGCATCGGAGGCAAGAGCCAATAATCCTTGTTGAGTTAAATCGACATTCAAGCCTGCTTGAGCAGCTACGTCTCCAACAGTGACGCGGTAGCCCAGCTGTTCTACAGCTTGCATAATGGTGGGATTGGGAGCCATGCTCTTCCCTCGCTTAAAAAGTAGTCTTCTTTAAGTATAAAGTTCTGTCTTGATTTAGTTCGCATAGGCAAGGCTAAACGAGAAAAGCTCCTGCACTCCAAACATCTCAGGACATAATTAAAGCAGTTCCAGTAGAAAAATTGTCCCATTCAGCCCTGCCATTTACGGATTTAGCTAGAGCCAACTATGAGTAACACTTCTAGTAGTCATCATGCAGCTAGCACTTCTGAGGCATACAATGCTCTAGCTGAAGTCAGATTGCCTGCAGAGAAGCGGTTAACTTTATACGATGTCAGTTGGGACACCTATGAAAAGTTGCTAGAAGCGTTTGGCGAGCATCGGGCAGCACGACTGACTTACGATCAGGGAGTGTTAGAGTTCATGGTTCCCTTAGAAGAACATGAAAATCCCAGCGACTTGATTGGTGTTTTTATTCGCACCTTGGTCGAACAGAGTGACTGGAATATCAAAAGTTTGGCATCTACTACCCTCAAGCGCTCTGACCTGAAAAAGGGAGCTGAACCAGATCGATGCTACTACATTCAAAATGAATCCCTAGTTAGAGGCAGAATAGTTAATCTCAACCAAGATCCGCCACCAGATTTAGTAGTGGAAGTAGACATTACTCACACTGACATTGACAAGAATAAACTATATGCGCGGCTGGGAATACCAGAGTTTTGGCGCTATGATGGCGAAGTCCTGAGAATTTATCAACTTCAATCAGGAGAATATCAGGAGGTAGCAACTAGTCCAACGTTTCCTTGGGTACATAAGGAAGTCTTCTATCAATTTTTGCAGCAATGTCAAACTCAGGGAGAAGCCCAAGCTAATCGGCAACTCCGCCATTGGGTACAAGCGCAACTAGCATAATTGCCTGTGCCTGAACAACCCTGACCCTGATGGAATAGGCAACCTATTCACCTGTGATGCCTATCGTACTCAACGGTTAACCGTATTCGCCGACTGGTTAAATAACAAAGATCGCGACTTTTCGATATCGAGTACCTGATCCTTAAACGCCTCTGCCTTCTCATAAGCACGAACTGTTGCTGGACGTGCCTGAATCATCTCAAACCAGCGCTTCAGGTTGGGAAAATCCTCTAGCTTCTGGTTTTGACGCTCGTGCGGTACAATCCAGGGATAAGCAGCGATATCAGCAATCGAATAGCTGCTGCCAGCAACAAACTCGCGATCGCTCAGTCGTCGATCGAGCACTGCATACAAGCGTCCTGTCTCCTTCACATAGCGATCAATAGCATAGGGAATTTTTTCAGGAGCGTACTGGTTAAAATGGTGGTTCTGCCCAGCCATCGGTCCCAGACCTCCCATCTGCCAAAATAGCCACTCGAGGACTTCAACGCGATCGCGTAGATCGGCTGGAATCAGCTTCCCAGTTTTTTCCGCTAGGTACAGCAAGATCGCACCAGATTCAAACACCGAAATTGGCTCGCCACCATCCGCAGGTTCATGGTCAACGATCGCAGGTATGCGATTGTTGGGTGCAATCTTGAGAAAGTCAGGTTTAAACTGATCGCCAGTGCCAATATTAACAGGAACAATCGTGTAGGATAGCCCAGTTTCCTCCAGGAACATCGTGATCTTATGACCGTTTGGTGTTGTCCAATAGTAAAGCTCAATCACTAGTTGTTTCTCCCGATCTTGCAATCATTCTTTCTGATTTTTGTCAGCAATCCGCTCTAATGCTGCGATCGCAGCCATTTACCGTGTCTCAAACATACTTGTCCAAGGTTGTGGACAAAGTTGTTTTTGGAACAGCACCTACAACGGTATCGACTTGCTGACCTCCCTTAAAAATCATCAGTGTGGGGATGCTGCGGATACTATATTGACTGGCAACACTCGGATTTTCATCGGTGTTAAGCTTGACAACTTTAACCTTTCCGTTGTATTGCCCTGCAACTTCATCAACCATAGGAGCCACCATTCTACAGGGACCACACCAAGGAGCCCAAAAATCAACCAAAACCGGAAGCTCGCTCTCAATCACTTCTTGCTGAAACGTGGAGTCTGTAACTTGCATAACTGAAGACATAGTTGACCCCTGCCCTTATCTAATATTTCGAAAATCTCGAACAATTAAACTATAGACTTATTTATGAGATAATGCAACTATGAGACTGCTTTACCACCCAGATAGAAAAGATATTTCTTTGGCAGGTGTGCTTTATGCGCTAGGTGACCCGATTCGGCTCGAAATCGTGAAGCGATTGGCAACGAAGGGAGAACAAGCCTGTGGCGCTTTGGAGTTCCCGATCGCTAAATCAACAATGTCCCACCACTTTAGAGTTTTACGGGAGTCAGGTATTCTATACTGCCGTAAAGAAGGAACGCAACACATCAATTCCCTTCGTCG
This window of the Chroococcidiopsis sp. CCMEE 29 genome carries:
- a CDS encoding glutathione binding-like protein, which codes for MIELYYWTTPNGHKITMFLEETGLSYTIVPVNIGTGDQFKPDFLKIAPNNRIPAIVDHEPADGGEPISVFESGAILLYLAEKTGKLIPADLRDRVEVLEWLFWQMGGLGPMAGQNHHFNQYAPEKIPYAIDRYVKETGRLYAVLDRRLSDREFVAGSSYSIADIAAYPWIVPHERQNQKLEDFPNLKRWFEMIQARPATVRAYEKAEAFKDQVLDIEKSRSLLFNQSANTVNR
- a CDS encoding Uma2 family endonuclease, with amino-acid sequence MSFARYVEQTDPPRPPRETLPTMYDLPSENPEEPGLPDEFHDFQPELLRITFQPPTHLPEQVFSASDMNLYYNVRYPNWYKRPDWFGAVGVPKLYEGRDLRLSYVIWQEGVSPFVVVELLSPGTEEEDLGRTKRRNDQPPTKWQVYEQILRIPYYVIFSRYTERLQVFILQAGHYQELNLSESKVWMPDIALGLGLWQGEYAGIHRLWLRWYDAKGNWISTEAEQERQRAEQERQRAEQERQRAEQERQRAERLAERLKALGINPDDDL
- the trxA gene encoding thioredoxin → MSSVMQVTDSTFQQEVIESELPVLVDFWAPWCGPCRMVAPMVDEVAGQYNGKVKVVKLNTDENPSVASQYSIRSIPTLMIFKGGQQVDTVVGAVPKTTLSTTLDKYV
- a CDS encoding transposase, whose translation is MPYSSSLTDKEWELIEPLVPQKKKTRPPCWTKRQILDGVFYQLKNGCNWGDLPKDLPPYSTVFWHYKQWRADGVLEQIMTRLHSQVRQHVKKNKNGRGY
- a CDS encoding fatty acid desaturase: MTVTTSKFANELIRSADVNLQLKDIIKTLPRECFQKNRRKAWSSVLISVLAVGLGYLGIASLPWFLLPLAWIFTGTALTGLFVIAHDCGHRSFAKRRWVNDWVGHLLTLPLIYPFHSWRILHNHHHVHTNKLLVDNAWQPLTPEAYAEAHPLIRGLYRALRGRLWWLASIAHWATLHFDLSQFSQREQGKVKVSIAAVIIFAAVFFPILIMTTGVWGFVKFWLLPWLMYHFWMSTFTLVHHTDPDIQFRPTETWNAAEAQLAETVHCTYPSWVEILCHNINVHVPHHVSVAIPAYNLRMAHDSLMQNWGSYMQERQFSWTLMKEIVDQCHLYHPEAAYQSFEDVKQL
- a CDS encoding ribonuclease Z, with protein sequence MQITFLGTSSGVPTRSRNVSSVALRLPQRAELWLFDCGEGTQHQILRSDLKISQLTRIFVTHMHGDHVFGLMGLLATCGLAGNPQRIDIYGPPKLDEYLRACSRYSQTHLSYPLQVHTVQPGIIYEDEEFIVSCDRLEHRVTAFGYRVAEKDRSGRFDVEKAKALNIPPGRIYGQLKRGETVTLPDGRQIKGAQLCGPTEVGRKMAYCTDTVYCDGAVSLAQDTDVLIHEATFSHKDAELAFQRMHSTSTMAAQVALAAQVKLLIMTHFSPRYAPGNDIELNDLLQEARAIFPNTEMAYDFTTYEIPRRREKELTQAGV
- a CDS encoding SpoIID/LytB domain-containing protein; the encoded protein is MRFRLCLNYLSQLPRQHWWLSILLWMALVAPAQAAVQLRVAIEQGVNQVKVGSSTTAVVKDAAGRKLGQIAAMNAFSVLPNAQGVALEQMHSSAMWIEPTGNGYSFIGDRWYRGKTLVVPTAKGLTAVNYVDLEQYLYSVLGSEMNGNWPQEALKAQAVAARTYAIYKRENERNGTYDVGNTTTWQVYKGVASESPGTLAAVNATAGQVLTYKNQVILSVFHACSGGHTENVEDVWSQPLPYLRGVPDYDRDVQACQWVKTISGEELSQRIAGVGNVMSLTPSTTPYGSIKTIKFVGDRGTRELKGNDVRNVLGLRSTRFVITQDPLGLRLVGRGWGHGLGMSQWGAYNLAKQGANYQQILGHYYRGTSLAKIQY
- a CDS encoding Uma2 family endonuclease, encoding MSNTSSSHHAASTSEAYNALAEVRLPAEKRLTLYDVSWDTYEKLLEAFGEHRAARLTYDQGVLEFMVPLEEHENPSDLIGVFIRTLVEQSDWNIKSLASTTLKRSDLKKGAEPDRCYYIQNESLVRGRIVNLNQDPPPDLVVEVDITHTDIDKNKLYARLGIPEFWRYDGEVLRIYQLQSGEYQEVATSPTFPWVHKEVFYQFLQQCQTQGEAQANRQLRHWVQAQLA
- a CDS encoding transposase, whose translation is MVDSQAVKNTCSASIESKGFCHYKCTNGIKRHLAVDPLGLPFFTHCTPANVSDDQGLIELLSNHLDYFRAKPVNVPKITILLDHGYHPNTITAALQKLYPQMMTKLRFELAPKPTKAEKAAQGHSGFVRVATRWVIERSNSWMERCKSLVKNFEKTLVNATAKLNLCLLRLMLKRLSNG
- a CDS encoding helix-turn-helix transcriptional regulator, which gives rise to MRLLYHPDRKDISLAGVLYALGDPIRLEIVKRLATKGEQACGALEFPIAKSTMSHHFRVLRESGILYCRKEGTQHINSLRREDLDARFPGLLDTVLQAAGTCPAPPVSPASSVRRQQRC